In Sphingobium amiense, a genomic segment contains:
- a CDS encoding iron-containing alcohol dehydrogenase, which yields MAFIQYFARIQIEAGSRKLIAAELTRMGVKRPLIVSDRGVAAAGVLDLALSETPEAASWPRFLDVPANPTVASSEAALAAYRSEGCDGFIAVGGGSVIDCAKGAALLLTHKDPLETLLARRGGMDRIGPVAPVMAVSTISGTGTEVGRGAGLTFADGEKGVFLSHHLIPRVAICDPDLTRSAPARLKVGSGIDALGHAIEAYLSPAFNPPADAIALDAIERLVRYLPRAIADADDDVARFELMMGTLEAAMAMWKGLGTAHALSMPFDDLGLHHGTLVGVLMPEALRFVLPAISEERRAKLAQALGCDPAAIPDMLADLNAQIGLPAGLSAMGVTEDLLERAGAVAAGTPFNHTAARSGTAEDYTAIARAAFH from the coding sequence ATGGCCTTCATCCAGTATTTCGCCCGCATTCAGATTGAGGCCGGTTCCCGCAAACTCATCGCCGCGGAACTCACCCGTATGGGTGTGAAGCGTCCGCTGATCGTATCCGACAGGGGCGTGGCCGCCGCAGGCGTGCTCGATCTTGCATTGTCGGAAACGCCAGAGGCGGCTTCCTGGCCGCGCTTTCTGGACGTGCCGGCCAATCCGACCGTCGCGTCGTCGGAAGCGGCGCTCGCAGCCTATCGGAGCGAAGGCTGCGACGGCTTCATCGCGGTCGGCGGCGGTTCCGTCATAGATTGCGCGAAGGGCGCGGCCCTGCTGCTCACCCACAAGGATCCGCTGGAAACGCTGCTCGCGCGGCGCGGCGGGATGGACAGGATCGGTCCTGTCGCCCCCGTGATGGCCGTATCCACCATTTCCGGCACGGGAACCGAAGTCGGGAGAGGCGCGGGCCTGACATTCGCGGACGGCGAAAAGGGCGTCTTCCTCAGCCATCATCTGATCCCGCGCGTCGCGATCTGCGATCCCGATCTCACCAGAAGCGCGCCCGCCCGCCTCAAGGTCGGGTCCGGTATCGACGCGCTCGGCCACGCGATCGAGGCCTATCTTTCGCCCGCCTTCAATCCGCCCGCCGACGCCATCGCGCTCGACGCTATCGAACGGCTCGTCCGCTATCTGCCGCGCGCGATCGCCGATGCAGACGACGATGTCGCCCGGTTCGAACTGATGATGGGGACGCTCGAAGCGGCGATGGCGATGTGGAAAGGCCTCGGGACGGCGCACGCTCTCTCTATGCCTTTCGACGATCTCGGCCTGCATCACGGAACGCTGGTCGGAGTGCTGATGCCCGAAGCGCTGCGCTTCGTCTTGCCTGCCATATCCGAAGAGCGCCGCGCAAAGCTGGCGCAGGCTTTGGGGTGCGATCCGGCGGCTATCCCCGACATGCTGGCCGATCTCAACGCGCAGATCGGGCTGCCTGCGGGCCTTTCGGCGATGGGCGTGACCGAAGACCTTCTCGAACGGGCTGGCGCCGTCGCTGCCGGCACCCCTTTCAACCACACCGCCGCGCGCAGCGGAACCGCCGAAGACTATACGGCGATCGCGCGCGCCGCTTTCCATTGA
- a CDS encoding long-chain-fatty-acid--CoA ligase produces MLDTMAGIIRRNATLHGDRPAVRNEGRAYTHRQHAHRIWSLANAIGGEFGLSRGSRLAILSRNRSEYLEIFGAAESGGFVAVTLNWRLAPAELAAIVDDSAPDVLFVDQQMLGLWEETRALVNTPVERVVLIGASDDFASPYERLLASGKPTPPDIAIRPEDIAHIIYTSGSTGRAKGVMVSQGALARAAGVISGTAGLRPTDCMIVVMPLFHSGAKIEWSATQYLGGACILLQQFDEAAILDLMERERPTVAHFAPVMVKRLVEHPNSARRDVSSIRQINYGSAPVPAEDMVQATDRFGSIFAQVYGMTENITNTILLPFQASLSGNEKERERLSSAGQPFPGTSLRIMDEAGNPQPMGGVGEIEVKSPGLMSGYWNMPDLTQAAFNDGWLRTGDVGRLDEDGFLFIVDRKKDMIISGGENVYSREVEDALLSHPSVTEAAVIGVPDARWGEAVVAYVVLDAPVDEAALIAHCRTQIAGYKRPQRVYIVDDLPRLPQGKVNKVALRAPHWSNRDRAVS; encoded by the coding sequence ATGCTTGATACGATGGCGGGCATCATCCGCCGCAACGCGACGCTCCACGGCGACCGCCCCGCGGTCAGGAACGAAGGCCGCGCCTATACGCATCGCCAGCATGCGCACCGCATCTGGTCGCTGGCCAATGCGATTGGCGGGGAGTTCGGCCTGTCGCGCGGCAGCCGCCTCGCCATCCTGTCCAGAAACCGTTCGGAATATCTCGAAATCTTCGGCGCGGCCGAAAGCGGCGGTTTCGTCGCGGTGACGCTGAACTGGCGTCTGGCTCCGGCCGAACTCGCCGCCATCGTCGACGACAGCGCGCCCGACGTCCTGTTCGTGGACCAGCAGATGCTCGGCCTGTGGGAAGAAACGCGCGCGCTCGTCAACACGCCGGTGGAGCGCGTGGTGCTCATCGGCGCGTCCGACGATTTCGCCAGCCCCTATGAGCGGCTGCTCGCCTCCGGAAAGCCCACACCTCCGGACATCGCGATCCGGCCCGAAGACATTGCACACATCATCTACACGTCCGGCTCGACCGGCCGGGCCAAGGGCGTGATGGTCAGCCAGGGCGCGCTCGCCCGCGCCGCCGGGGTCATCAGCGGCACGGCGGGGCTGCGGCCCACCGACTGCATGATCGTGGTCATGCCGCTGTTCCATTCGGGTGCAAAGATCGAATGGAGCGCCACCCAATATCTCGGCGGCGCATGCATCCTTCTCCAGCAGTTCGACGAAGCGGCCATATTGGACCTGATGGAGCGCGAACGGCCCACCGTCGCCCATTTCGCCCCCGTCATGGTCAAGCGCCTCGTCGAACATCCGAATTCCGCGCGACGGGACGTCTCTTCGATCCGGCAGATCAACTATGGCTCGGCGCCTGTGCCCGCCGAAGACATGGTGCAGGCGACCGACCGGTTCGGCTCCATCTTCGCCCAGGTCTACGGCATGACCGAAAATATCACGAACACGATCCTGCTGCCCTTCCAGGCCAGCCTTTCGGGCAATGAGAAGGAGCGGGAGCGTCTGAGTTCCGCCGGTCAGCCATTTCCGGGGACGAGCCTGCGGATCATGGACGAAGCGGGCAATCCCCAGCCGATGGGCGGCGTCGGCGAGATCGAGGTGAAGTCTCCCGGCCTGATGAGCGGCTACTGGAACATGCCCGATCTGACGCAGGCCGCGTTCAACGACGGCTGGCTGCGCACCGGCGACGTGGGCCGGCTGGACGAGGACGGCTTCCTGTTCATCGTCGACCGCAAGAAGGACATGATCATTTCCGGCGGAGAGAATGTCTACAGCCGCGAGGTCGAGGACGCACTGCTCAGCCATCCGTCCGTTACCGAAGCTGCCGTGATCGGCGTGCCCGACGCGCGCTGGGGCGAAGCGGTGGTTGCCTATGTCGTGCTGGACGCGCCTGTCGACGAAGCCGCGCTGATCGCGCACTGCCGGACCCAGATCGCGGGATATAAGCGCCCCCAGCGCGTCTATATCGTCGACGATCTGCCGCGCCTGCCGCAGGGAAAGGTCAACAAGGTCGCGCTGCGGGCGCCGCACTGGAGTAACCGCGACCGGGCGGTGTCGTAG
- a CDS encoding MFS transporter: protein MNASPPAPIRNPWSVVLSCFLGLLFCISPFFQYSSGVILAPMAREFGWSHGQFAMAPALASLTVALLAPFVGWWIDRRGARIVALTGSIAMPLAIMSFGLIPADFRIFILVAVLVGIFGAATLPSVYLYSLPKFFDRRLGLAISLGVIGLGVGQIVMPQLSAAVVGSYGWRGAWIVMGGIILLAGVANAALLVPRRNAAPVSAGAEAAPLDGMLFGEVLRTPGYWMLALAFFLIAMVTNGTAVHLVGVLETRGLSPQQTVIALSAIGIGSITARLASGVLIDWFGVRFPAILFLGGQALGCVLLGLNFGSATAILGVMLIGGGLGAESDIMPYVLRRKFGMRAFGRVNSFSFSALAMGSTIGPTAVGFSADWTGGYSTVLLGFAVAAVVAIALICLLAPPHLRTRGPRPDTASPMAVHPANN, encoded by the coding sequence ATGAACGCCTCTCCGCCAGCGCCGATCAGAAACCCATGGTCCGTGGTCCTGAGCTGCTTTCTGGGCCTGCTGTTCTGCATCTCGCCCTTTTTCCAATATTCCTCCGGCGTCATCCTCGCGCCGATGGCCCGCGAATTCGGCTGGAGCCACGGCCAGTTCGCCATGGCCCCGGCGCTCGCGTCGCTCACCGTGGCCCTGCTCGCGCCGTTCGTGGGATGGTGGATCGACCGCCGGGGCGCGCGCATCGTCGCCCTGACAGGCAGCATCGCCATGCCGCTGGCGATCATGTCGTTCGGCCTGATCCCGGCGGATTTCCGCATCTTCATCCTTGTCGCGGTGCTGGTCGGCATTTTCGGCGCGGCCACGTTGCCGTCCGTCTATCTCTACAGCCTCCCCAAATTCTTCGACCGGCGGCTCGGCCTTGCCATTTCGCTGGGCGTCATCGGGCTGGGCGTGGGCCAGATCGTCATGCCGCAACTGAGCGCCGCCGTTGTGGGAAGCTATGGCTGGCGCGGCGCATGGATCGTCATGGGCGGCATCATCCTGCTCGCCGGCGTCGCCAATGCCGCCCTGCTGGTGCCGCGCCGGAATGCCGCGCCCGTGTCGGCAGGCGCGGAGGCTGCGCCGCTCGACGGCATGCTCTTCGGTGAGGTGCTGCGGACGCCGGGATACTGGATGCTGGCGCTGGCCTTCTTTCTCATCGCGATGGTGACGAACGGCACTGCGGTGCATCTGGTCGGCGTCCTCGAAACCAGAGGCCTCAGCCCGCAGCAGACGGTCATCGCCCTGTCGGCCATCGGCATCGGTTCGATCACCGCCCGGCTGGCGAGCGGCGTGCTCATCGACTGGTTCGGCGTCCGCTTTCCCGCCATCCTGTTCCTCGGCGGACAGGCGCTCGGCTGCGTGCTGCTGGGTCTGAATTTCGGCAGCGCGACCGCCATCCTTGGCGTGATGCTGATCGGCGGCGGCCTCGGCGCGGAATCCGACATCATGCCCTATGTGCTGCGCCGGAAATTCGGCATGCGGGCGTTCGGCCGCGTCAATTCCTTCAGCTTTTCGGCGCTGGCCATGGGATCGACCATCGGGCCGACGGCGGTGGGTTTCAGCGCGGACTGGACCGGCGGCTATTCGACGGTCCTGCTCGGTTTCGCCGTGGCGGCGGTCGTCGCCATCGCGCTCATCTGCCTTCTGGCGCCTCCGCATCTCAGGACGCGCGGCCCCCGGCCCGATACCGCTTCGCCGATGGCTGTTCATCCCGCCAATAACTGA
- a CDS encoding TonB-dependent receptor: protein MTRHSQMAILLAATALAGAANPALAQDADGAPPSSTTAENAQSAPRRSEGSLLDDIIVTAQKKSKAEEAQRVPIALTAFSGAQIETMHVTTLRDMGTYAPNVALEPNGTIKGLANFTVRGLGANTATASVEPSVGLFVNGIYQGVNGGQVLDNFDIESVEILRGPQGTLFGRNVTGGAVVVRTARPTKELSGRFQVDYSTGDTVKAAATVSGPIVGDAVLAKLTVYRKHDGGWFYNQTLRRHTGGDNTWFVRPTIQINIAPGVEQTFIFQHLEQKGDGIVSRNIYLNPRKFQITQDYAGYTDISATDFTSETNIDVGFGNGRITNLFGYRKLHQASGRDFDSGPTLINHAQDNLNQDQYSNELRYAGSFGSLLDLTTGLFLFKQHLFATDRRDLAGGAITEGGGSIDQKGWGVFGQADVHVTPTLTATAGLRYSWEEKEAHVARSSGARPCNLVTQICNFNGADALNAKKSWNALTPHFGLQWQATPDVMAYASYSKGVRSGGYNVRRASAADPGVFDQEDLDSFEAGVKSKFFDRRARLNLSGFYTKLKGMILNGNFNCTINPTTCPTGVVSTLFNAADAKIYGLEAELVVAPVDGLELIANVGRTKGEYIKVLTDLNKDGIINAADKNRDIPRVAPWSYNLGGTYTLGLGDAGKIAFHTDYGYRSRSFLDEANLVPMVKYRRWNADITYTVPDGSLSISGYVTNLNNREQNSASTPVVPGVAYYYVIDKGRVWGGSLNYRF from the coding sequence ATGACACGACATAGCCAAATGGCGATATTGCTGGCGGCAACCGCGCTCGCCGGGGCGGCAAACCCCGCCCTCGCGCAGGATGCGGACGGCGCTCCACCGTCCTCCACGACCGCCGAGAATGCCCAGTCCGCCCCCCGCCGGAGCGAGGGAAGCCTGCTCGACGACATCATCGTCACCGCGCAGAAGAAGAGCAAGGCGGAGGAAGCCCAGCGCGTTCCGATTGCGCTGACCGCCTTTTCCGGCGCCCAGATCGAAACGATGCATGTGACGACCCTGCGCGACATGGGCACCTATGCGCCCAACGTCGCGCTGGAACCCAATGGCACCATCAAGGGGCTTGCCAACTTCACGGTCCGCGGCCTCGGCGCGAATACCGCGACGGCATCGGTCGAACCCAGCGTCGGCCTGTTCGTCAACGGCATCTATCAGGGCGTCAATGGCGGACAGGTGCTCGATAATTTCGACATCGAAAGCGTCGAAATCCTGCGCGGTCCGCAGGGCACATTGTTCGGGCGCAACGTCACGGGCGGCGCTGTCGTCGTCCGCACCGCCCGTCCCACCAAGGAACTTTCGGGGCGCTTCCAGGTCGATTACAGCACCGGCGACACGGTCAAGGCCGCCGCGACGGTCAGCGGTCCGATCGTCGGCGACGCCGTGCTCGCCAAGCTCACCGTCTATCGCAAGCATGACGGCGGCTGGTTCTACAATCAGACTCTCCGGCGTCACACCGGCGGCGACAATACATGGTTCGTCCGTCCGACCATCCAGATCAACATCGCGCCCGGCGTCGAACAGACCTTCATCTTCCAGCATCTGGAACAGAAGGGCGACGGCATCGTGTCGCGCAATATCTACCTCAATCCCCGGAAGTTCCAGATCACGCAGGATTATGCCGGTTATACCGACATATCGGCGACCGACTTCACGTCCGAAACCAACATCGACGTGGGCTTCGGCAATGGCCGCATCACCAACCTCTTCGGCTACAGGAAGCTGCATCAGGCGTCGGGCCGGGACTTCGATTCCGGGCCTACGCTCATCAACCATGCGCAGGATAATCTCAATCAGGACCAGTATAGCAACGAACTTCGCTATGCCGGCAGCTTCGGCAGCCTGCTCGATCTCACCACCGGCCTGTTCCTGTTCAAGCAGCATCTGTTCGCAACCGACCGTCGCGATCTGGCGGGCGGCGCGATCACAGAAGGTGGCGGTTCCATCGACCAGAAGGGCTGGGGCGTGTTCGGGCAGGCCGACGTGCATGTCACCCCGACCCTGACCGCGACCGCCGGTCTGCGCTATTCCTGGGAGGAAAAGGAAGCGCATGTCGCCAGATCGTCGGGCGCCCGCCCCTGTAATCTCGTGACGCAGATATGCAATTTTAACGGCGCAGACGCGCTGAACGCCAAGAAGAGCTGGAACGCCCTGACGCCGCATTTCGGCCTGCAATGGCAGGCGACGCCCGATGTCATGGCCTATGCATCTTACAGCAAGGGCGTGCGGAGCGGCGGCTATAACGTCCGCCGGGCCAGCGCGGCGGACCCCGGCGTCTTCGATCAGGAGGATCTGGATTCCTTCGAGGCGGGCGTCAAAAGCAAATTCTTCGACCGGAGGGCGCGCCTGAACCTGTCGGGCTTCTACACCAAGCTCAAGGGCATGATCCTGAACGGCAACTTCAACTGCACGATCAACCCGACGACCTGCCCGACCGGCGTTGTCAGCACGCTGTTCAACGCCGCGGACGCCAAAATCTACGGTCTGGAAGCGGAACTGGTCGTAGCGCCGGTCGACGGTCTTGAACTCATCGCCAATGTCGGCCGGACCAAAGGCGAATATATCAAGGTTCTGACCGACCTGAACAAGGACGGCATCATCAACGCCGCTGACAAGAACCGCGATATTCCGCGCGTCGCGCCATGGTCCTATAATCTCGGCGGAACCTACACGCTGGGACTGGGGGACGCCGGAAAGATCGCCTTCCACACCGACTATGGCTATCGCAGCCGGTCTTTCCTGGATGAAGCGAACCTCGTCCCCATGGTCAAATATCGGCGCTGGAATGCCGACATCACCTACACGGTGCCGGATGGAAGCCTTTCCATCTCGGGATATGTGACCAACCTCAACAATCGTGAGCAGAACTCTGCTTCGACCCCCGTGGTGCCCGGCGTCGCCTATTATTATGTCATCGACAAGGGACGCGTGTGGGGCGGTTCGCTCAATTATCGCTTCTGA
- a CDS encoding CaiB/BaiF CoA transferase family protein: protein MLDGIVVIELGSFITGPLAGLMLAEMGANVIKVERPEGDPFRQFDGGKYSPHFQAHNRNKRSAVIDYGKSPGRSALLALIERADVLLFNMRPGVMEKLGLSQERLRADYPRLVTCAISGFGQTGPYALRPAFDNVGQALSGWMSRFKVNDDPRVLGPAVSDAATGMYAASAILGALLERERTGVARSIDITMLEATMAFGLEPIGQFLATGKPPAVLQRGAMSQAYSVTCGDGKRIGLHISSPDKFWEALCNAIERPDLITRYPGRMDRIRNYEALAEALNMVFGEHPRDHWLGKLEGADVPFAPEHTVDELADDPQVAHLAPFYTIDHPEMGPIASLHRPYRVDGSRDIDFRPPPMLGEHTSEVFAEFGIEEPQPAG, encoded by the coding sequence ATGCTTGATGGAATTGTCGTAATAGAACTTGGCAGTTTTATCACCGGTCCGCTCGCGGGATTGATGCTCGCGGAAATGGGTGCCAACGTCATCAAGGTCGAACGGCCCGAAGGCGATCCTTTTCGTCAGTTCGACGGCGGCAAATACAGCCCGCACTTTCAGGCGCACAATCGCAACAAGCGTTCCGCCGTCATCGACTATGGCAAATCTCCGGGCCGGTCGGCGCTCCTCGCGCTGATCGAGCGCGCGGACGTTCTGCTGTTCAACATGCGGCCGGGCGTGATGGAAAAGCTCGGCCTTTCGCAGGAGCGCCTGCGCGCCGATTACCCCCGGCTCGTGACATGCGCGATCAGCGGCTTTGGCCAGACCGGTCCCTATGCGCTGCGGCCCGCCTTCGACAATGTGGGGCAGGCGCTGTCCGGCTGGATGTCGCGCTTCAAGGTCAATGACGATCCGCGCGTTCTGGGTCCGGCGGTGTCGGACGCGGCGACCGGCATGTATGCGGCCAGCGCCATCCTGGGCGCGCTGCTGGAACGTGAACGCACCGGCGTGGCGCGTTCCATCGACATCACGATGCTCGAAGCGACCATGGCCTTCGGGCTGGAGCCGATCGGGCAGTTTCTCGCGACCGGAAAGCCGCCCGCAGTGCTCCAGCGCGGCGCCATGTCGCAGGCCTATTCCGTCACCTGCGGCGATGGAAAGCGCATCGGCCTTCACATTTCCTCGCCGGACAAATTCTGGGAAGCCCTGTGCAACGCCATCGAGCGCCCGGACCTCATCACCCGCTATCCGGGCCGCATGGATCGCATCCGCAATTATGAGGCTCTGGCCGAAGCCCTCAACATGGTGTTCGGCGAACATCCCAGAGACCACTGGCTCGGCAAGCTCGAAGGCGCCGATGTGCCCTTCGCGCCCGAACATACGGTCGATGAACTGGCGGACGATCCGCAGGTCGCGCATCTCGCGCCCTTCTACACGATCGACCATCCGGAAATGGGGCCGATCGCCAGTCTCCACCGGCCCTACCGGGTCGACGGCAGCCGGGACATCGACTTCCGCCCGCCGCCGATGCTGGGCGAACACACCAGCGAAGTCTTCGCGGAATTCGGAATTGAGGAGCCGCAACCAGCAGGCTGA
- a CDS encoding aldehyde dehydrogenase family protein, translating into MMSTLSNAIPIFNPRTGERDGEIVPPSAAEITQIAQDLRAGQVAWDALGLDGRIAAMRRWADAIEANAAQISAAEMRDTGRKRVAHEVPFIVAGSIRGWCARAPKVIERAHFQGTSTVMPAVSYRTQLVPYPLVGIISPWNHPFLLSMLDAVPALIAGCALLVKPSEVTPRFIEPVTETIAKVPELAAVLRYIVGDGGTGQALIEEVDALCFTGSVPTGRKVAEACARRFIPSFLELGGKDAVIVTGSADIPQAAAAVLKGAVSNTGQMCFATERAYVAREIYQPFVEELTHQASKVALSYPDMGQGHIGPYIHARQADIVDAQLEEAVEAGARIEVGGPSQTLGGGRFMPATVVTGVDHGMRIMRDETFGPVIPVMPYDDEDEAVALANDSEFGLSGAVIAGDADEAERIAERLNAGAISIQDTSLTLYIMGDVEKTSFGISGLGGSRMGPNAMLRFFRKKALIRRSGPVLDMESLAEHNVSSHH; encoded by the coding sequence ATGATGTCGACGCTGTCCAACGCCATTCCGATCTTCAATCCCCGCACCGGCGAGCGCGATGGGGAGATCGTGCCGCCCTCCGCTGCGGAAATCACGCAGATCGCGCAGGATCTGCGCGCAGGGCAGGTGGCGTGGGACGCGCTCGGGCTTGACGGTCGGATCGCGGCGATGCGGCGCTGGGCGGATGCGATAGAAGCCAATGCCGCGCAGATCAGCGCGGCCGAAATGCGGGACACAGGCCGCAAGCGCGTCGCGCATGAAGTGCCCTTCATCGTCGCCGGATCTATACGGGGATGGTGCGCACGCGCCCCCAAGGTGATCGAGCGTGCGCATTTTCAGGGCACCTCCACGGTCATGCCCGCGGTCAGCTACCGCACGCAGCTCGTTCCCTATCCACTGGTCGGTATCATCAGCCCGTGGAACCACCCGTTCCTCCTGTCGATGCTGGATGCCGTCCCGGCCCTGATCGCCGGCTGCGCTCTGCTGGTGAAGCCCAGCGAGGTGACGCCGCGCTTCATTGAACCTGTCACCGAAACCATCGCCAAAGTCCCAGAACTCGCCGCCGTCCTGCGCTATATCGTCGGTGATGGCGGGACGGGTCAGGCGCTGATCGAAGAAGTGGACGCGCTCTGCTTCACCGGCAGCGTGCCGACAGGTCGCAAGGTAGCGGAAGCCTGCGCGCGCCGCTTTATCCCTTCCTTTCTGGAGCTGGGCGGCAAGGATGCGGTGATCGTGACCGGCTCCGCCGACATTCCACAGGCCGCGGCAGCCGTGCTGAAGGGCGCGGTATCCAATACGGGCCAGATGTGTTTCGCGACCGAGCGCGCCTATGTCGCTCGCGAGATTTATCAGCCCTTCGTTGAGGAACTGACGCATCAGGCCAGCAAGGTCGCGCTATCCTATCCCGACATGGGTCAGGGCCATATCGGACCCTATATCCACGCCCGTCAGGCCGACATCGTCGACGCGCAACTGGAAGAAGCCGTCGAGGCGGGCGCGAGGATCGAGGTCGGCGGGCCGAGCCAGACGCTGGGCGGCGGCCGCTTCATGCCCGCGACGGTGGTCACGGGCGTCGATCACGGCATGCGGATCATGCGGGACGAGACGTTCGGCCCGGTGATCCCGGTCATGCCCTATGACGATGAGGATGAAGCCGTCGCGCTCGCCAATGACAGCGAGTTCGGGCTGTCCGGCGCGGTCATCGCCGGGGACGCCGACGAAGCGGAGCGCATTGCAGAGCGGCTGAATGCGGGCGCGATCAGCATCCAGGACACGTCCCTGACCCTCTACATCATGGGCGACGTCGAAAAGACGTCCTTCGGAATTTCGGGTCTGGGCGGCTCCCGCATGGGGCCGAACGCGATGCTCCGCTTCTTCCGCAAAAAGGCGCTGATCCGGCGATCCGGGCCGGTATTGGACATGGAGTCGCTGGCGGAACATAATGTCTCCAGCCATCACTGA
- a CDS encoding MFS transporter — protein MQLRWTILLLLFFMQIVNSLDKAVMGLAAVPIMRELHLTPQQYGIIASSFYSLYALSTLVVALLFANRVPPRIILIVLLAAWSTVQLPILFAASFAVLVVCRTALGVAEGPGTPTIINATHEWFAPEDRSLPTALVMFGTTVGPLLGAPILSYLIVAYGWRAAFAACAVLSFAALALWFRFGADGPGATVRPAEARPKSSGPPARWTKVWADRTIVGSLIGGFCAYWGVGFGIAWLAPLLTTGLGYDGITTGWLIALIFAGQGVIGLVLSGLSHAMTKRGAPSRQARGLFIATMQLASAAAFVAAALMTAPPVKVGLILLAASLPGVTFTLGPSILSEVLPPARRNRDIGIILATVSVAGAISPYVSGLFINAHPGAAGYNHALLLVAAILAIGGAVSFATLHPETSQRALAGA, from the coding sequence ATGCAGTTGCGCTGGACGATCCTGTTGCTCCTGTTCTTCATGCAGATCGTCAATTCGCTGGACAAGGCGGTCATGGGGCTGGCCGCGGTCCCGATCATGCGGGAACTGCATCTGACGCCGCAGCAATATGGCATCATCGCCAGCAGCTTCTACAGCCTCTATGCGCTCTCCACCCTCGTCGTCGCGCTGCTTTTCGCGAACCGCGTTCCGCCCCGCATCATCCTGATCGTCCTCCTCGCGGCCTGGTCGACGGTGCAGCTCCCCATTCTTTTCGCGGCATCGTTCGCCGTGCTGGTCGTCTGCCGCACCGCTCTGGGCGTGGCCGAAGGGCCGGGCACGCCGACCATCATCAATGCGACGCACGAATGGTTCGCGCCGGAGGACCGCAGCCTGCCGACGGCTCTGGTCATGTTCGGCACGACCGTGGGGCCGTTGCTGGGCGCGCCCATCCTTTCCTATCTCATCGTCGCCTACGGGTGGCGGGCGGCCTTTGCCGCATGCGCGGTGCTCAGTTTCGCGGCGCTGGCTCTCTGGTTCCGCTTCGGCGCGGACGGTCCCGGCGCGACGGTCCGTCCGGCGGAGGCGCGCCCGAAGAGCAGCGGCCCGCCCGCCCGATGGACGAAGGTCTGGGCGGACCGGACAATCGTCGGCAGCCTGATCGGAGGATTCTGCGCCTACTGGGGGGTTGGCTTTGGCATAGCGTGGCTGGCGCCGCTGCTGACCACGGGGCTTGGCTATGACGGCATCACGACGGGGTGGCTGATTGCCCTCATATTTGCAGGTCAGGGTGTCATCGGGCTGGTGCTGAGCGGTCTGTCGCATGCGATGACCAAGCGGGGCGCACCATCGCGACAGGCGCGGGGTCTGTTCATCGCGACGATGCAACTGGCGTCGGCAGCCGCCTTCGTGGCGGCGGCGCTGATGACGGCGCCGCCGGTCAAGGTCGGGCTGATCCTCCTTGCCGCGAGCCTGCCCGGCGTCACCTTCACCCTCGGGCCGTCAATCCTGAGCGAGGTGCTGCCACCCGCGCGGCGCAACCGCGACATCGGCATCATATTGGCTACCGTGAGTGTCGCGGGGGCTATCTCGCCCTATGTATCCGGGCTGTTCATCAACGCGCATCCGGGAGCGGCGGGCTATAATCATGCGCTGCTTCTGGTGGCCGCCATCCTCGCCATCGGCGGCGCGGTGTCGTTCGCCACGCTCCACCCGGAAACGTCCCAGCGCGCGCTCGCCGGGGCTTAG
- a CDS encoding dienelactone hydrolase family protein, translating to MSNDDPMLACEPITLSDGFVMDAFVDRPQAAPKATVLLLSPIFGVDTSFARTARAWSDAGYTAVAPDYFARVFPGVIAHSEEGFRLAIGRVKAVDRDRQLSDLREIGMHFGNGAPLFLAGYCAGGEPALKLMLEGFGDGCVIFHAARLGLYADRLASISDPLDIHFGGEDTMVPPEEVERVREGSIHNGNIRITVHPGAVHGFTQSASRNYQEAAATASFAAARSFLDAALTG from the coding sequence ATGAGCAACGATGACCCCATGCTCGCCTGCGAGCCAATCACCCTGAGCGACGGATTCGTCATGGATGCGTTCGTCGACCGCCCGCAGGCGGCGCCAAAGGCGACGGTCCTGCTGCTCTCCCCCATCTTCGGCGTCGACACATCCTTCGCGCGGACGGCCAGAGCATGGTCGGACGCGGGATATACTGCGGTCGCGCCGGACTATTTCGCACGGGTGTTTCCCGGCGTCATCGCCCATAGCGAAGAAGGTTTTCGCCTGGCCATCGGCCGGGTGAAAGCCGTCGACCGCGACCGCCAGCTCTCCGACCTGCGGGAGATCGGCATGCATTTCGGGAACGGGGCTCCGCTGTTTCTCGCGGGCTATTGCGCCGGGGGAGAGCCTGCGCTCAAGCTGATGCTGGAGGGGTTCGGGGACGGCTGCGTGATTTTCCACGCTGCCCGGCTGGGGCTTTACGCCGATCGGCTGGCGTCGATTTCAGATCCCCTCGACATCCATTTCGGGGGAGAGGACACGATGGTGCCGCCCGAAGAGGTCGAGCGGGTGCGCGAGGGTTCCATTCACAACGGCAATATTCGGATCACCGTCCACCCCGGCGCGGTGCATGGCTTCACCCAGAGCGCGAGCCGGAATTATCAGGAGGCAGCGGCCACAGCGTCCTTCGCTGCGGCACGGTCTTTTCTGGATGCCGCGCTGACCGGCTAA